In Gammaproteobacteria bacterium (ex Lamellibrachia satsuma), a single genomic region encodes these proteins:
- a CDS encoding IS630 family transposase, translating into MRLPKTFQITDKAAGILKEWCRSTTLPHGQIMRAKIILQLSEGMTPMEVATAQRTSAKTVHRWRNRFEAEGVDGLLERVRCGRPTVIDKATVDKVLFLTTKRIPQESTHWSIELMSRYAEVTPWQVRQIWKAADLRPHRLKTFKISNDPEFADKVIDIVGLYMNPPENAVILSVDEKTQIQALDRTQPGLPLNPSRIGSRTHDYKRHGTTSLYAAFNTLTGKVIGKVSDRTNSKKFLSFLKLLDRRTRADRELHIIMDNLSAHKTEAVREWVASRPRIHLHFTPTSSSWLNAVEGWFSQLERRALYRGVFTSVPELKTELERFIKVHNRESAKPFKWTKPASHILAAVGRAKKSLQN; encoded by the coding sequence ATGCGTTTACCTAAGACATTTCAGATTACTGATAAAGCCGCTGGGATTTTAAAAGAGTGGTGCCGATCAACAACCCTTCCTCATGGCCAGATCATGAGAGCCAAGATTATTTTACAACTCAGTGAAGGGATGACACCGATGGAAGTTGCAACTGCCCAAAGGACATCAGCGAAGACAGTGCACCGCTGGCGAAATCGATTTGAGGCCGAAGGCGTTGATGGACTACTTGAAAGAGTCCGTTGCGGACGTCCTACGGTCATAGACAAGGCGACTGTCGACAAAGTTCTATTTCTGACCACAAAAAGAATTCCACAGGAATCTACACATTGGAGCATCGAGTTAATGTCTCGATACGCAGAAGTGACACCTTGGCAGGTTCGTCAGATCTGGAAGGCTGCAGATCTGCGTCCACACCGGCTGAAAACGTTTAAGATCAGTAATGATCCTGAGTTCGCTGATAAAGTCATTGATATTGTCGGTCTGTATATGAATCCTCCTGAGAATGCAGTTATTCTCAGCGTGGATGAGAAGACGCAGATTCAGGCATTGGATCGTACCCAACCTGGACTACCATTGAATCCGAGCCGGATCGGCAGTCGCACTCATGATTACAAAAGACACGGCACCACCAGTCTTTATGCTGCATTTAACACACTGACTGGAAAAGTGATTGGCAAAGTTTCGGATCGAACGAACAGCAAAAAATTTCTATCTTTTCTGAAACTACTTGATAGACGCACGCGTGCAGACCGAGAATTGCACATCATTATGGATAATCTGAGTGCTCACAAGACAGAGGCTGTTCGAGAATGGGTGGCCTCCCGACCGCGCATCCACCTTCATTTTACGCCAACCAGTTCATCATGGCTCAATGCCGTGGAAGGCTGGTTCTCGCAACTTGAGCGACGTGCGTTATACCGAGGGGTGTTCACCAGCGTTCCAGAACTAAAGACTGAGTTGGAGCGGTTCATCAAGGTTCATAACAGGGAGAGCGCAAAACCCTTTAAATGGACTAAACCTGCCAGCCACATTCTGGCGGCTGTTGGGCGTGCAAAGAAATCATTACAGAATTAA
- a CDS encoding type II toxin-antitoxin system ParD family antitoxin produces MHVSLTPELETRIKAKVESGLYNNASEVVREALRFMDTHEDWIHEVKVARLREQLKVGIEQLDRNEGITIESKEALDSLFKNIKG; encoded by the coding sequence ATGCACGTCTCCCTTACCCCAGAACTGGAAACCCGCATTAAAGCCAAAGTTGAAAGCGGTCTATACAACAATGCCAGCGAAGTCGTCCGCGAAGCATTGCGCTTTATGGATACTCACGAGGACTGGATTCACGAAGTCAAAGTCGCACGCCTTCGCGAGCAACTGAAAGTGGGTATCGAGCAACTGGATCGTAACGAAGGTATCACCATTGAATCTAAAGAAGCTCTGGATAGCTTGTTTAAAAATATCAAGGGATAA
- a CDS encoding type II toxin-antitoxin system RelE/ParE family toxin has product MEPHTLLIAPIARDDLKCIYDYGVSNWGATQASSYLEKLKEHFWGLTKQPKIGIERGKLMPGMRSFPVGSHIVFYRLQQSQVEVVRVLHCRQDPQRHIKYVIPGSVLTPP; this is encoded by the coding sequence ATGGAACCACATACTTTGCTCATCGCGCCTATTGCTCGGGACGACCTAAAATGTATTTATGATTACGGTGTTAGCAACTGGGGCGCCACACAGGCATCAAGCTACCTGGAAAAACTCAAAGAGCATTTCTGGGGACTGACTAAACAGCCAAAAATAGGTATTGAGCGCGGAAAGTTAATGCCCGGCATGCGTAGTTTTCCTGTTGGCAGTCACATCGTGTTCTACCGACTTCAACAGTCTCAAGTAGAGGTTGTTCGCGTTCTTCACTGTCGCCAGGACCCCCAACGCCACATTAAATATGTGATTCCTGGATCTGTTTTGACACCACCGTAA
- a CDS encoding DEAD/DEAH box helicase, with amino-acid sequence MSKTKKRNKDSQRPARPSGWSTSDADEIERRRLRGLNEPSRIESQAPDDNFFGIYQVDSNNEQTYRVEIRSLAKPINSCDCPDHRINGLGTCKHIEATLYRLQYRRKRAFQNAAAKGSPYIEIFLDRRDHQVRVRWPEVGHRRSKARGLITPFFSNDNILAGNPLDTLPAMQRAINASHPAVRRSIRWSHELNTWLETLDQHAQQIRSRQHFETELAAGNASLELVKHPLYPYQQEGMLHLAFTGRALLADEMGLGKTVQAIAACELLRRTSGIRRILVISPASLKGEWEEQIDKFTSLHSSIIQGTRAKRLRQYEDPAFFSLASYEQMRSDVEEINTTLAPDVIILDEAQRIKNWQTKTAISIKRLKSPYAFVLTGTPIENRIDEIYSIIQFLDPHIFGPLFRFNRDFYKLDEKGRAVGYRNLDQLHKRLQPIMLRRRKEEVEGQLPGRTINTYFVPMHKEQVLRYGEYESRVARLAATAKKRPLKKDEMEQLQLYLACMRMLCDTPYILDQDCRISPKLKELGNILQEIMADGDHKIIIFSEWERMLQLVREQAEEMGLGYALHTGKIPQPKRREEIRRFKDDPECRLFLSTDSGSVGLNLQVADVVINLDMPWNPAKLEQRIARAWRKHQKRPVQVINLVSEGSIEHRMLSLLEQKRSLAEGVVDGKGKNEMDLPSGRAAFLERIDTLIAGESKEPQTPPADPLDRLRDDILSQWSHQLELMELHGKGAQQTLLVVADRLNDALQSALTRQLQERFPEQTPLLKLLDRDAFATIQQLIEAGILNTNRDTARTVYRAPAADKPKDDEQSKRLTEARNRLTQSEHKRRMAKVLTEGGFSTEALVPMRDAVETALHALLFWRGHDTEKTPAQKLIESTLVQANLLPAETLSLVANLRKDQPEMDEAQADKLIRQSDELLSQAASALA; translated from the coding sequence ATGTCGAAAACAAAGAAACGTAATAAAGACTCCCAAAGACCGGCCCGGCCATCAGGCTGGTCAACCAGTGACGCCGATGAGATCGAACGCCGTCGTTTGCGCGGTCTGAATGAACCATCACGGATTGAATCCCAAGCACCGGACGATAATTTTTTCGGTATCTATCAGGTCGACTCCAACAACGAGCAAACTTACCGTGTAGAGATTCGCTCTCTTGCAAAACCGATCAACAGCTGCGACTGCCCCGACCACCGCATCAACGGCCTGGGCACCTGCAAGCATATCGAGGCAACACTGTACCGGCTCCAGTACAGGCGCAAGCGCGCTTTCCAGAATGCTGCTGCCAAAGGCAGTCCATACATCGAAATCTTTCTGGACCGGCGGGACCACCAAGTCAGGGTACGCTGGCCAGAAGTCGGACATCGCCGTTCCAAGGCTCGGGGCCTCATCACCCCCTTCTTTTCCAACGACAACATTCTGGCGGGTAATCCCCTCGACACACTGCCTGCCATGCAACGGGCAATTAACGCCTCTCATCCAGCTGTCAGGCGCAGCATCCGGTGGTCACATGAGTTGAATACCTGGCTCGAAACACTGGATCAGCACGCGCAACAGATCCGCAGCCGCCAACACTTCGAGACCGAGTTAGCAGCAGGAAATGCGAGCCTCGAACTTGTCAAGCACCCTCTCTATCCTTACCAGCAGGAGGGCATGCTGCACCTGGCATTCACCGGCCGAGCCCTGCTGGCGGATGAGATGGGGCTGGGCAAAACAGTGCAGGCAATCGCCGCCTGTGAGCTGCTGCGCCGTACCTCGGGCATCCGGCGAATATTGGTGATCTCCCCCGCTTCGCTCAAGGGCGAATGGGAGGAGCAGATCGACAAATTCACCAGCCTGCATTCAAGTATTATCCAGGGGACGCGCGCCAAGCGTCTGCGCCAATACGAAGACCCTGCATTCTTCTCACTTGCCAGCTATGAGCAGATGCGATCGGACGTAGAGGAAATAAACACCACCCTGGCCCCGGATGTCATCATTCTGGATGAAGCCCAGCGCATCAAGAACTGGCAGACCAAGACGGCTATCTCAATCAAGCGCCTGAAAAGCCCCTACGCTTTTGTACTTACCGGCACACCGATAGAGAACCGCATTGACGAAATCTATTCGATCATTCAGTTCCTCGACCCACATATCTTCGGCCCCCTATTCCGATTCAACCGCGACTTCTACAAACTGGATGAGAAAGGGCGCGCCGTTGGCTACAGGAACCTCGACCAATTGCATAAGAGACTGCAGCCCATCATGCTGCGCCGACGGAAAGAGGAAGTAGAGGGGCAGCTACCGGGTCGCACGATAAACACCTATTTCGTCCCCATGCACAAAGAGCAGGTGCTGCGCTACGGGGAGTACGAGTCGCGAGTGGCGCGTCTTGCCGCTACGGCCAAAAAGCGGCCACTGAAAAAAGATGAGATGGAACAGCTCCAACTTTATCTGGCCTGTATGCGTATGCTCTGTGACACACCCTATATTCTGGACCAGGATTGCCGCATTTCACCCAAGCTGAAGGAGCTTGGCAACATCCTCCAGGAAATCATGGCGGATGGCGACCACAAGATCATTATCTTTTCCGAGTGGGAGCGTATGTTGCAGCTGGTTCGGGAGCAGGCCGAGGAGATGGGGCTGGGCTACGCCTTACATACCGGCAAGATTCCGCAGCCAAAACGCCGTGAAGAGATCCGACGTTTCAAGGACGATCCCGAGTGTCGACTATTCCTCTCCACCGACTCAGGCTCCGTAGGACTCAACCTGCAGGTGGCCGATGTAGTAATCAACCTGGATATGCCCTGGAATCCGGCCAAACTGGAACAGCGCATCGCCCGTGCCTGGCGAAAGCACCAGAAACGCCCGGTGCAGGTAATCAATCTTGTATCTGAAGGCTCCATCGAACACCGCATGCTCTCTCTGCTAGAGCAGAAACGTTCCCTGGCCGAAGGCGTGGTGGATGGTAAAGGCAAAAATGAAATGGACCTCCCCTCCGGCCGTGCCGCTTTTTTGGAGCGGATCGATACCCTGATTGCGGGTGAGTCAAAAGAACCACAAACGCCACCCGCCGATCCGCTCGATCGTCTGCGGGACGATATTCTTTCGCAGTGGAGCCATCAACTGGAACTGATGGAACTGCATGGTAAAGGAGCACAGCAGACTCTGCTGGTGGTGGCAGACCGGCTGAATGACGCTCTGCAGAGTGCCCTTACCCGGCAACTGCAAGAACGATTCCCCGAGCAGACGCCGCTATTAAAACTGCTGGACCGAGATGCCTTCGCGACCATCCAGCAACTGATCGAAGCCGGCATCTTGAACACCAACCGGGATACTGCCAGAACGGTCTACCGCGCCCCAGCCGCGGATAAACCAAAAGATGACGAACAATCAAAACGACTGACCGAGGCCCGCAACCGCCTGACCCAGAGTGAACATAAACGGCGAATGGCGAAAGTGCTCACCGAAGGCGGTTTTTCAACAGAGGCACTCGTCCCGATGCGTGATGCCGTTGAGACGGCCTTGCACGCCCTACTCTTTTGGCGGGGTCACGACACTGAAAAAACGCCAGCCCAGAAACTGATCGAGTCAACGCTGGTACAGGCGAACCTGCTGCCAGCCGAAACTTTGTCCCTAGTCGCCAATCTGCGGAAGGATCAACCAGAGATGGATGAAGCTCAAGCGGATAAACTTATCAGACAAAGCGACGAGCTTCTTTCGCAGGCGGCTTCTGCCTTGGCGTAG
- a CDS encoding nucleotidyl transferase AbiEii/AbiGii toxin family protein: MIGKRGRNTAASVRDRLLELARQRGEEFQLILTRYGLERLLYRLSQSEYRNRFILKGAMLFTLWDDQMHRPTRDVDFLGFGDSGEAALREIFRNLCNLPVEDDGLVFLADSVGVESILDAAEYGGTRVVLLGELAGARIPIQADIGFGDAVTPEPEEVEYPTLLGYPMPRLWVYPRETVVAEKYQALVNLGMANSRMKDFYDLWIMAHQFEFDGLILSEAICNTFVRRQTPLPKQTPSGLNSTFYDDKQKNLQWNAFLSKGMLLSTSTPPSIEEVCHLLETFLMQPTQALKDDQAFTGQWPPGGPWRI; this comes from the coding sequence ATGATAGGTAAACGGGGGAGAAACACTGCGGCCTCGGTGCGGGACCGGTTACTCGAACTGGCAAGGCAGCGAGGTGAGGAGTTCCAGTTGATCCTGACCCGCTATGGACTGGAACGACTTTTGTACCGGCTGAGCCAATCGGAGTACCGCAATCGCTTCATACTGAAGGGCGCAATGCTTTTCACCCTGTGGGACGACCAGATGCATCGCCCAACCCGCGATGTAGACTTCCTCGGATTCGGCGACAGCGGAGAAGCGGCACTACGAGAAATCTTTCGCAACTTGTGCAACCTACCTGTTGAGGATGACGGTTTGGTATTCCTTGCTGACAGCGTTGGAGTTGAATCGATCCTCGATGCGGCTGAATACGGTGGCACACGCGTGGTACTGCTCGGTGAGCTGGCCGGTGCCCGCATCCCAATCCAGGCTGATATTGGGTTCGGCGACGCCGTAACGCCTGAACCGGAAGAGGTTGAGTATCCCACACTACTGGGCTATCCGATGCCCCGCTTGTGGGTCTACCCGCGGGAAACTGTGGTGGCCGAAAAATACCAAGCTCTGGTCAACCTGGGTATGGCAAACAGCCGGATGAAGGACTTCTATGACCTTTGGATAATGGCTCATCAGTTTGAGTTCGACGGGCTCATATTATCCGAAGCCATTTGTAACACCTTTGTACGTCGCCAAACGCCCTTACCGAAACAAACACCATCCGGCCTTAATTCAACATTCTACGATGACAAGCAGAAAAACCTGCAGTGGAATGCATTTCTAAGTAAGGGAATGCTGCTTTCCACCTCCACTCCCCCATCGATTGAGGAGGTTTGCCATCTCCTCGAGACATTTCTTATGCAGCCAACACAGGCTCTGAAAGATGACCAAGCATTCACTGGCCAGTGGCCACCCGGTGGCCCGTGGAGAATCTGA